AGTTGCTGTAGGGGGAACGGTTTAAGAGTGGGTTCACACTACTTAAACAGTTGAAGTCTTTTTTCTATCCGCACGTTTTTGTTAGTTATATTATAGCGTTAAGTCGTCTCATAATTCAATAAAAATTAGCAAAATATATCAAAACAAGTATATTTAGCTATGAATATTGTTATATGACTGTAGAAATCAATTTCGCTATATATAACACTTCAAGCTAAGGAGAAGTGTTATGCATACATATGCATGGAGTTTTCAGTTAAGATTCTAATAAGTCTAACCTTACATGGCTTTTATGGTATTTTTTATAGACTTTGGCGTATTAGTTGAAGCCTATGGTTGAAATAGGGGATAGCTATATCTTAATTCATCCGACAAGTTCCTCGACGATTTTAAGATGTTTTTTTGCTTAATTTGATAATGTAACTTTTGAATTAAGTATAGTAAAAGACATTATTCTTTTGCAGATGCTGCTTCTTGTATTGTTTTCTTTTTCTGAGTTACCACAACATCATGATGCAAAATCTTCTCTTTATTTTTCCCTACATACGCTTGCAATGCCTTCGCAATCTTTTCTGCTTCTTCTTCACTTTGAATCTCAAAGTATTTCTCAAAAATTGCGCCGACTTGAATCAGTCGTCTTGTTCTTTCTTTTCTCTCTTTTTCTTTTTTACGCGCTCCAACTTGTTGTTTCTTCGCTCTCATCTTCTCAATTTTCTCTTCTAACTCCTGAAGAATCTCCTCATCTGTTCGCTTCTTCGGCACCCATCCTCATCTCCTTTTTATGTCCTCCAATGTTTAAATTAATTATATCAAAAATTGAGATAAATTGGTATCCTTAGCATAGATTCTCTCACCAGAATATGGTATAATTCCCTTAGATTGAAGAGATAAGGGCGCACTTATACATCGTACCGATGTGTGCGGTTCCTTCGGAACGAAAAGACAAAACGAAAGACCCATTCGCCTAGATGGCGAATTTCATAAAACCTGTTTGCCTATCGGCAAAGATGAAACCACCATCCGACACCTTCGGTGTTCATGATGCTGATTTAGTCTAAAACGTTGATTAGCGCACTTTGTGCTCTCATCAACTTATTCCTAAAACACAAACCCATTCTCAAGAAAGGAGGAAAGAATTATGGCTATTTACCATCTATCGATGCAAATCATCAGTCGTTCAAAAGGACAATCGGCTGTTGCTGCAGCTGCTTATCGCAGTGGCGAAAAATTACATGATGAACGTACAGACGAGCAAAAGTTTTATGCTCGTAATGTACAACCGGAAACCATGATTCTGACTCCTTCCAATGCTCCAGAATGGATGAAAGATCGTAATCGTTTATGGAATGAAGTTGAAAAAGTAGAGAAGCGCAAAGACTCACAACTGGCACGTGAATTAAACATTGCTTTACCAATTGAACTAAATCGTGACCAACAAAAAGAACTCATTCAGTCTTTTGCTCGAAATGAGTTTGTTCAAAAAGGAATGGTCGCTGATATTGCTATTCATCGTGATGATGCCAATAATCCTCATGCTCACATCATGTTAACGATGAGAAACCTAGATCAAGATGGATTCGGCAAAAAGAATCGTGACTGGAATGCTGATTTTGCGAATACAAAAGAAAATAATCTCGGGTACGTAAAGAATAGCAAAGGTTGCTTATCCATCCGTGAACAATGGGCGAACTATGCAAATAAAGCGCTAGAACAGACTCAAATCAATGAACGTATTACCCATCTTTCTCATGAAAAGCGTGGACTCGAAACGTTACCAATGGTTCATTTAGGTCATGTCGCACATGATATGGAGAAGAAAGGGAAGAAAACAGATCGTGGCCAAATCAATCGGGAGCGCCAGGACTACAATAAAGCTGTGGTTGATTTACAAGCTTATCGTCGTCAAAAAGAAGACCACTTAAAGAAAATGAAGGAAAAAGAGAAGCAATTCAGCTTTTCTACGGATATAGAGAAAACCTATATTCAAAAAGCTGCGTCTCTCATAGGTCAAAAGGTTATTACCTTAGAAGATATTACAGCACGCCACGAAGAACTACGCAAAATGAGTGATCGTCATAATCCTATTGAACGACACTTTCATGCACAACAACAGCAATTCCTGAATGTCAGTAATTATTATGATCGTGTGAACGATTTAAAGCGTGAAATCCAACAGAACGAAGAAAAAGTAGAGGAACTTAAGAAGTCCCTTAATCCGTTTAAACTCAAAGAGAATAACATGATGAAACGACGTCATCTTGATAAAATTTCTGATTTAGAAAGTAACAAAGAAAGCTATGAGAGCAGCATTCAAAATCATAAAGAATCTCTTCGTTTTTCAACCAAAGAAGAGTTCTATCAGCGTTACCAAGAATTCTCGCAAAAGAAGGAAAATCGACTCAATCAGATTACGTATGAGAAAAAACAAATTCAAGTCGAAACCAGGGTACTATTACAAGCTGAAGAAGCTATTAAACAAGCCAAAATCCGTGAGATAAGCTCTCATTATCCGGATCTCAAAACAGCTGGAAAGCATCTCACGTACAGCAATGCATTAAAGCTGGAACAGTATCACAATACTACTCAACAAAATCAGTTTAGACTATCCAACATCAAACAAAGTCTAGATGCTAACCAAAAGAAGCTAGACGAGTTCAAAAAACATCAGAAAATGGTTCGTATAGAGAAAGAACATGTCTCAACTATGAGTAAACAAGTAGAGAAGCTTGGCAGCGTGGAGAAAAAGCTTGATGAATTAGACAGAAACCCAGGAGAAAAAGCGAAACGACTTGTCTCGAAAAAAGCTCGTCAAGACTATGAAGAATTGCAAAGTGAAGCTAAATATGGACGTGAAAATCTAAAAGAGCTGGGTTATAAAGGACAACAAGATTTACAACAACAACAAAGTCGTATAAACACAATGGAGAAAACCGTCGCCCCA
This genomic window from Priestia megaterium NBRC 15308 = ATCC 14581 contains:
- a CDS encoding NIP7 pre-PUA domain-containing protein yields the protein MPKKRTDEEILQELEEKIEKMRAKKQQVGARKKEKERKERTRRLIQVGAIFEKYFEIQSEEEAEKIAKALQAYVGKNKEKILHHDVVVTQKKKTIQEAASAKE
- the mobQ gene encoding MobQ family relaxase; this encodes MAIYHLSMQIISRSKGQSAVAAAAYRSGEKLHDERTDEQKFYARNVQPETMILTPSNAPEWMKDRNRLWNEVEKVEKRKDSQLARELNIALPIELNRDQQKELIQSFARNEFVQKGMVADIAIHRDDANNPHAHIMLTMRNLDQDGFGKKNRDWNADFANTKENNLGYVKNSKGCLSIREQWANYANKALEQTQINERITHLSHEKRGLETLPMVHLGHVAHDMEKKGKKTDRGQINRERQDYNKAVVDLQAYRRQKEDHLKKMKEKEKQFSFSTDIEKTYIQKAASLIGQKVITLEDITARHEELRKMSDRHNPIERHFHAQQQQFLNVSNYYDRVNDLKREIQQNEEKVEELKKSLNPFKLKENNMMKRRHLDKISDLESNKESYESSIQNHKESLRFSTKEEFYQRYQEFSQKKENRLNQITYEKKQIQVETRVLLQAEEAIKQAKIREISSHYPDLKTAGKHLTYSNALKLEQYHNTTQQNQFRLSNIKQSLDANQKKLDEFKKHQKMVRIEKEHVSTMSKQVEKLGSVEKKLDELDRNPGEKAKRLVSKKARQDYEELQSEAKYGRENLKELGYKGQQDLQQQQSRINTMEKTVAPWLEKEIKTYESNINALDTIFNAIQQATRSQEQAQQRHQLRGMRSTNINRSKNQGPDLSH